Within the Micromonospora citrea genome, the region GGCCAGCGCCCGGACGGCGGCCACCGACTCCGGCAGCGGCACCGCCTTGCTCGGGTCCTCCACGATCGGCGCCAGGGTGCCGTCGTAGTCGCAGGCGATCAGGAGCTGGGGCACCCGGGCGATCCGGCCGATGGCCGCGCGCAGTTCCGGGTCCATCGTGCCGGCCGCCGGGGTGACGACGTCGGTGGTGGCGTTCACGCGTCCTCCGCTTGCGGCACACCGAGCTCGGTGAGGAAGGACTTCGCCCAGTGCCCCACGTCGTGGGTGCGTAGGTGGCGTTGCATTGTCCGCATTCTGCGGCGGGCCTCCGGCTTCTCGACGTGCACGGCCCTCAGCAGGGCGTCCTTGACCGCGTCAGGGTCGTGCGGGTTACACAGGAACGCCTGACGCAGCTCGGTGGCGGCGCCGGCGAACTCGCTGAGCACGAGTGCACCGCCCTGGTCGGCGCGCGATGCGACGTACTCCTTGGCTACCAGATTCATTCCGTCTCGCAGCGGGGTCACCATCATCACGTCGGCGGCGGCGTACATCGCGGCCAGCTCAGTGCGACTGTACGACTGATGCAGATAATGCACCGCCGGCACGCCGACCCTGCCGAATTCGCCATTGATCCGACCAACTTCGCGTTCCACCTTGACGCGGAGGGCCTGGTAGTGCTCCACGCGCTCGCGGCTCGGCGTGGCGACCTGCACCATGACCGCGTCGGGGACTGTCAACTTCCCGTCAGCGAGCAGTTCGCGGAAGGCCTTGAGCCGCAGCTCGATGCCCTTGGTGTAGTCGAGCCGGTCGACGCCCAGGATGATCGTCTTCGGGTTGCCCAGCTCCTCGCGGATCTCCTTGGCGCGGGCCTGGATCGCCGGGTCGGCGGCCAGCCGCTCCATCTCCTTGGTGTCGATCGAGATGGGGAACGCGCCGGCCTTCACCTGGCGGCCGTCGACCTGGATCATCTGGCCCTCGTAGCGCAGCCCGAGCAGGTGCCGGGCCAGCCGGACGAAGTTCTGCGCGGCGAGCCGCTGCTGGAAGCCGACCAGGTCCGCGCCGAGCAGGCCGCGCAGGATCTCCGTGCGGAACGGCATCTGCATGAACAGCTCGATCGGCGGGAACGGGATGTGCAGGAAGAAGCCGATCCGCAGGTCGGGCCGCAGCTCGCGGAGCATCGCCGGGACGAGCTGGAGCTGGTAGTCCTGCACCCAGACCGTCGCCCCCTCGGCCGCGACCTCCGCCGCGGCCTCCGCGAAGCGGGCGTTGACCAGGCGGTACGCCTCGCGCCAGCGGCGCTTGTAGGCCGGCGTCTCGACGGCGTCGTGGTAGAGCGGCCAGATCGTCGCGTTGGACTGGCCCTCGTAGTAGCGCTCCAGCTCCTCCGCGCTCAGCGGCACCGGGTGCAGCCGGATGCCCTCCAGGTCGAACGGCTCGGGGGCGGCGCCGGTGCCGCCCGCCCAGCCGACCCAGGTGCCCTTGTGTTCGGCGAGGACGGGGTGCAGCGCGGTCACCAACCCCCCGGGACTGCGGCGCCACTGCCGTCCCTCGGGTGTGCTCACCTCGTCGACCGGTAGCCGGTTCGCCACTACGACAAAGGAGCTGCGGACGGTCACGTTCGGCCACCTCCGGGTGCTGACGGGTCAACCGCGAATGAGCGTACTGAGCGTAGCTGCGGCGTCTGGGGCCCCGTGTCGGAGTCACCTACCCGTCCCACGATCGTCCAACCCCGGGCGTGATCTTGTCGACACCCCTGTCCGGAAGCAGGGGTGTCGCGGTGCGCCCGGTGCGTCGGGGCGGGGTGATGTGGGCGCGGCGCCGCGTACCTGTCAGGATTGACGACGGCGTGCGTGCGGCCGGCCGGTGGCCGGCGGCGACGGGCGGAGGTCGCAGCCCGCGCCCGCGCCCGCCGACCCCAGTCGCAACCTACCGGAGGTAGCCCGCACCGTGGCCCAGTACATCTACGTCCTGGAAAAGGCGCGCAAGGCGCACGGCGACAAGGTCGTGCTCGACAACGTGACGCTGAGCTTCCTCCCGGGGGCCAAGATCGGTGTGGTCGGCCCGAACGGCGCCGGTAAGTCCAGCCTCCTCAAGATCATGGCAGGCCTGGACCGGCCGAGCAACGGCGAGGCCCGGCTGATGCCCGGCTACACCGTGGGGCTGCTCGCCCAGGAGCCGCCGCTCAACGACGCCAAGACCGTGCTCGGCAACGTCGAGGAGGCGGTCGCCGAGACCAAGGCCAAGCTGGAGCGGTTCAACAAGATCGCCGAGCAGATGGCCACCGACTACTCCGACGAGCTGATGGAGGAGATGGGCAGGCTCCAGGAGGAGCTGGACCACGCCGACGCGTGGGACATCGACTCCAAGCTCGAACTGGCGATGGACGCGCTGCGCTGCCCGCCGCCGGACGCCGACGTCACCAAGCTCTCCGGCGGGGAGCGCCGCCGGGTGGCGCTGTGCAAGCTGCTGCTGGAGGCGCCCGACCTGCTGCTGCTCGACGAGCCCACCAACCACCTGGACGCGGAGAGCGTCTCCTGGCTGGAGCAGCACCTGGCCAAGTACGCCGGCACCGTCATGGCGATCACCCACGACCGCTACTTCCTCGACAACGTCGCCGGCTGGATCCTGGAGCTGGACCGGGGCCGGGCCGTCGGTTACGAGGGCAACTACTCCACCTATCTGGAGAAGAAGGCCGCCCGGCTGGCCGTCGAGGGCCGCCGCGACGCCAAGATGAAGAAGCGCCTCACCGAGGAGCTGGAGTGGGTCCGCTCCAACGCCAAGGCGCGGCAGACCAAGTCGAAGGCCCGCCTCGACCGCTACGAGGAGATGGCCACCGAGGCGGAGAAGACCCGCAAGCTGGACTTCGAGGAGATCCAGATCCCGCCGGGCCCGCGCCTGGGCAACACGGTCATCGAGGCGCACAACCTGACCAAGGCCTTCGGCGACCGCGTGCTGATCGACAACCTGTCGTTCTCGCTGCCGCGCAACGGCATCGTCGGCATCATCGGCCCGAACGGCGTCGGCAAGACCACCCTGTTCAAGACCATCGTCGGGCTGGAGCAGCCGACGAGCGGCGAGGTCAAGGTCGGCGAGACGGTCTCGCTGTCGTACGTCGACCAGAACCGGCAGGGCCTGGCCGGCGACAAGACGGTCTGGGAGGTCGTCTCCGACGGGCTCGACCACCTGATGGTCGGCAAGGTCGAGATGCCGTCGCGGGCGTACATCGCGGCGTTCGGCTTCAAGGGGCCGGACCAGCAGAAGCCGACCAAGGTGCTCTCCGGCGGCGAGCGCAACCGGCTCAACCTCGCGCTGACGCTGAAGATCGGCGGCAACGTGATCCTGCTCGACGAGCCGACCAACGACCTGGACGTCGAGACGCTCTCCAGCCTGGAGAACGCGCTGCTGGAGTTCCCCGGCTGCGCCGTGGTCATCTCCCACGACCGGATGTTCCTCGACCGGGTCGCCACGCACATCCTGGCCTGGGAGGGCGACGACGAGAACCCGGCGAAGTGGTTCTGGTTCGAGGGCAACTTCGAGGCGTACGAGAAGAACAAGGTCGACCGGCTGGGCGCCGAGGCGGCCCGCCCGCACCGGGTGACCTACCGCAAGCTGACCCGCGACTGATCGTGGCGGACAGGTTCGTCTACCACTGCGCCCTGCGGTGGTCAGACCTGGACGCGTACGGCCACGTCAACAACTCGCGCTTCCTCACCCTCTACGAGGAGGCCCGGGTGGCGCTGATGTTCGCCGGCGGCCGGGCGTGGGGGGTGGGCTCGTTCGCCGACGGGGTCGTGATCCGTCGGCACGAGGTCGACTACCTGCGCCCGGTCGACTACGCCCTCGGCCGGGCGAGCGCGGAGGCGGCCCCGGCCGTGCGCGTCGAGCTGTGGGTGGAGGAGATCCGGGCCGCCTCCTTCACGGTCGCCTACGAGCTCTACGACGGCGACGTGCTGGCCAGCCGGGCCCGCTCGGTGCTGGTGCCGTTCGACCTGACCCGGCAGGCGCCGCGCCGGGTCAGCCCGCAGGAGCGCGAGTTCCTGCTCTCGTACGCGCCGCAGGGCGGGCCGGCGTGACCGCGTCCGGCGGCCCGGTGCGGGTCCCCGCGGGCGGCGGGCACGGGATCGTGGACGCGGCCGACGCGGGCGCCTTCCTGGCCCGCCTGGTCCGGCTGGACCGGGACGCGCCGGTGCGGCTGCGGCCGACCGACGCGGCGGGCCGTACCGCCCTCTGGGGGCGCCTGCCGTGGGGCGTGCTGGTCGTGCGCACCGTGGCCGGTGCGGGCGCCGGCGACGTCACCGTCGCGGCCGGCGAGCTGCTGGCCGAGCTGGCGGCCGGCGGCGCGGCGCTGCCCCGTCGCCGGGACGAGCGGTGGCGCTGGCCGCTGCCGCCCGGGGCCGGCCGCCGGGTGGAGACGCTGCCGGCGGGGGAGCTGCGGCGCATCGCCGCCGCCGCGGCGGGCACCCTGCGCGACGCCGCCGCGCACGGCGTGGCCGGCCGTGCCGTCGGCCAGCGGGCGCTGCGCGACGCGCTGCTCGACCACGTGCCGGTGGTGGTCACCCCGGACGACGCGCCCGGCGAGCCGGTCGAGGTGACCCAGCGGCTGGTCCAGGGGGTGGTCAGGATGGGCTTCCTGGGCGCGGCCGAGGCCGGCCCCGACGACGTCGGAGCGGGCGACGTCCAGGTGCGTACGGTCGGCCGTTGGGTCGGACTTGCAGGACCTTACGGAGCGGCCTGGTCGCAGACGGCTACGGATCTTGCCGTAAGGCCCCTGTGAGGTCATCCGTTCGGATGACCCGTGGTCATTCTTCTGTCCTGGGGCTGTCGTTGGGGGGGTGCCTCAACCCGGCTGTCCGGGTACCGTCCATCCTCGGATCCAACGCACCGTAGGCGGCTGGATCCGCTGGGGAGTGAGGTGCGCGAACGATGCCGTGGTGGTCATGGCGCCCCGGTCCCGCCAACGGCGGCGGCGATCCGGAAAGTCGGAGCGGGATCACAGTGGAGGGCACCGTCCGGGTCGGACCACCGGCCCCCCGTCAGCCGGGCGACGACTGCCCACCGGTCGAGCGGCCGGTGATGGCGGACGTGCCGGCCACCGTCGAGCCGGTCACCCTGCGTCGCGTCTGCGACGCGCTCGACCTGCTCGACGTCCGCTACCTGGCGGACGGCGACGGAAACCTGCTGGCCATGTGGGAGCGGCACGCGGTGCTGGTCACCCTGGAGGGCCCCGAGGACGAGATCCTGGTGATGCGGGCGCGTCCACACGCCACGGTGCCGCCCGACTGGGCCGACCGGGCCTACCGGGTGGTCAACGAGTGGAACCACACCCGCCGCTTCTGCAAGGCCTACGTCGGCGACCCGACCGAACGCGGCCAGCTGCCGATCTACGCGGAGCTGCAGGTGCCGTTCGGCGCCGGGGCGCACGACGCGCTCCTGGTCGAGATGCTCGACTGTGGCGCGGCCGTGGCCACCAGCTTCGTGGACTGGCTGCACGACGAGGGCGCCCTGCTCTGAGCCGGCCGCCGCGCCCGTCGCGCGTTAGGCCGGCCCGGCCGGGTCCTCCATCACGTTGACCATGAAGTACGCGGCCCGCTCCAGGTAGTCCCAGAACGCGGTGGCGATCTCCGGCGGCAGGTCGAGACTGTCGACGGCGCGGCGCATGTGCAGCAGCCACGCGTCCCGCTCGGCGGCGCCGATCCGGTAGGGCGCGTGGCGCATCCGCAGCCGGGGGTGCCCGCGCTGGGCCGAGTAGGTGTGCGGGCCGCCCCAGTACTGCATGAGGAACAGCGCCAGCCGGTCGGCGGCCGGGCCCAGATCCTCCTCCGGA harbors:
- a CDS encoding alpha,alpha-trehalose-phosphate synthase (UDP-forming), translating into MTVRSSFVVVANRLPVDEVSTPEGRQWRRSPGGLVTALHPVLAEHKGTWVGWAGGTGAAPEPFDLEGIRLHPVPLSAEELERYYEGQSNATIWPLYHDAVETPAYKRRWREAYRLVNARFAEAAAEVAAEGATVWVQDYQLQLVPAMLRELRPDLRIGFFLHIPFPPIELFMQMPFRTEILRGLLGADLVGFQQRLAAQNFVRLARHLLGLRYEGQMIQVDGRQVKAGAFPISIDTKEMERLAADPAIQARAKEIREELGNPKTIILGVDRLDYTKGIELRLKAFRELLADGKLTVPDAVMVQVATPSRERVEHYQALRVKVEREVGRINGEFGRVGVPAVHYLHQSYSRTELAAMYAAADVMMVTPLRDGMNLVAKEYVASRADQGGALVLSEFAGAATELRQAFLCNPHDPDAVKDALLRAVHVEKPEARRRMRTMQRHLRTHDVGHWAKSFLTELGVPQAEDA
- the ettA gene encoding energy-dependent translational throttle protein EttA translates to MAQYIYVLEKARKAHGDKVVLDNVTLSFLPGAKIGVVGPNGAGKSSLLKIMAGLDRPSNGEARLMPGYTVGLLAQEPPLNDAKTVLGNVEEAVAETKAKLERFNKIAEQMATDYSDELMEEMGRLQEELDHADAWDIDSKLELAMDALRCPPPDADVTKLSGGERRRVALCKLLLEAPDLLLLDEPTNHLDAESVSWLEQHLAKYAGTVMAITHDRYFLDNVAGWILELDRGRAVGYEGNYSTYLEKKAARLAVEGRRDAKMKKRLTEELEWVRSNAKARQTKSKARLDRYEEMATEAEKTRKLDFEEIQIPPGPRLGNTVIEAHNLTKAFGDRVLIDNLSFSLPRNGIVGIIGPNGVGKTTLFKTIVGLEQPTSGEVKVGETVSLSYVDQNRQGLAGDKTVWEVVSDGLDHLMVGKVEMPSRAYIAAFGFKGPDQQKPTKVLSGGERNRLNLALTLKIGGNVILLDEPTNDLDVETLSSLENALLEFPGCAVVISHDRMFLDRVATHILAWEGDDENPAKWFWFEGNFEAYEKNKVDRLGAEAARPHRVTYRKLTRD
- a CDS encoding acyl-CoA thioesterase, which codes for MADRFVYHCALRWSDLDAYGHVNNSRFLTLYEEARVALMFAGGRAWGVGSFADGVVIRRHEVDYLRPVDYALGRASAEAAPAVRVELWVEEIRAASFTVAYELYDGDVLASRARSVLVPFDLTRQAPRRVSPQEREFLLSYAPQGGPA
- a CDS encoding YbjN domain-containing protein, which codes for MPWWSWRPGPANGGGDPESRSGITVEGTVRVGPPAPRQPGDDCPPVERPVMADVPATVEPVTLRRVCDALDLLDVRYLADGDGNLLAMWERHAVLVTLEGPEDEILVMRARPHATVPPDWADRAYRVVNEWNHTRRFCKAYVGDPTERGQLPIYAELQVPFGAGAHDALLVEMLDCGAAVATSFVDWLHDEGALL
- a CDS encoding globin, whose translation is MTLFEAVGGEPTFRKLVDEFYAGVATDPLLRPMYPEEDLGPAADRLALFLMQYWGGPHTYSAQRGHPRLRMRHAPYRIGAAERDAWLLHMRRAVDSLDLPPEIATAFWDYLERAAYFMVNVMEDPAGPA